From the genome of Kaistella daneshvariae, one region includes:
- a CDS encoding type B 50S ribosomal protein L31: MKNGIHPENYRLVVFKDMSNDEMFLCKSTADTKDTIEYEGETYPLVKMEISSTSHPFYTGKVKLVDTAGRVDKFMNKYKKFAK; encoded by the coding sequence ATGAAAAACGGAATCCACCCAGAAAATTATAGACTTGTTGTTTTCAAAGATATGAGTAACGACGAGATGTTTCTTTGCAAATCTACAGCTGATACCAAAGATACGATTGAATATGAAGGAGAAACTTACCCATTGGTAAAAATGGAGATCTCTTCAACTTCTCACCCTTTCTATACCGGAAAAGTGAAATTAGTTGATACCGCAGGTCGAGTTGACAAATTCATGAACAAATACAAAAAATTCGCGAAATAA
- a CDS encoding GlmU family protein, with product MQLVFSDAQFWEDFLPLTFTRPVAEMRCGILTFSERWQKLLDISDVTYLTEDYLQEKFKKYAAKESIFLVPNFLPTPAILAQIKELQLGEALVYKDELLAVRINMENFSLSQINKMTDIEEEILFFTQPTDLFSFNEQALDFDFELLTQGRTSQKLSATNGFLGDEKDLFIEEGAEVEFSTLNTKTGKIYIGKNAEVMEGCNLRGPIALCEGSKFNLGAKIYGATTIGPHCKVGGEVNNIVIFGYTNKGHDGFIGNSVIGEWCNLGADTNSSNLKNNYATVKLWNYKTKKFVSTGLQFAGLIMGDHSKSAINTQFNTGTVVGVAANIFKSGFPPNLIDSFSWGGMKGDEKFKLEKAYEVAELAMARRKVPFTETDQNILKYIYENY from the coding sequence ATGCAACTTGTTTTTTCCGATGCCCAGTTTTGGGAAGATTTTTTACCACTTACTTTTACGCGGCCTGTTGCTGAAATGCGTTGCGGAATTTTGACTTTTTCTGAAAGATGGCAAAAACTTCTGGATATTTCGGATGTGACTTATTTGACGGAAGATTATCTCCAGGAAAAATTTAAAAAATATGCCGCAAAAGAGAGTATTTTTTTGGTTCCGAACTTTTTACCTACGCCTGCGATTTTAGCGCAAATTAAAGAATTGCAATTGGGCGAAGCTTTGGTTTATAAAGATGAATTGCTCGCAGTGCGCATCAATATGGAAAACTTTTCTTTGAGCCAGATTAATAAAATGACTGATATCGAGGAAGAAATTTTATTTTTCACGCAACCGACGGATTTATTTTCATTTAATGAACAAGCGCTGGATTTTGATTTTGAATTGCTGACGCAAGGCAGAACTTCGCAGAAACTTTCCGCTACGAATGGATTTTTGGGTGACGAGAAAGATTTGTTTATCGAAGAAGGCGCGGAGGTGGAATTTTCAACTTTAAATACCAAAACCGGAAAAATTTACATCGGTAAAAACGCCGAAGTAATGGAAGGTTGCAATTTGCGTGGCCCAATTGCGCTTTGCGAAGGTTCTAAATTTAATTTAGGTGCAAAAATTTACGGAGCGACGACTATTGGTCCGCATTGTAAAGTGGGCGGCGAGGTGAATAATATTGTGATTTTTGGTTACACAAACAAAGGTCACGATGGTTTTATCGGAAATTCTGTCATTGGTGAATGGTGTAATCTCGGTGCTGATACCAATTCATCGAACCTGAAAAACAACTACGCCACCGTAAAACTGTGGAATTATAAAACGAAAAAATTTGTCTCTACAGGGCTGCAATTTGCCGGATTGATTATGGGCGACCATTCGAAATCTGCGATTAATACGCAGTTTAATACCGGAACGGTTGTAGGTGTGGCGGCGAATATTTTCAAAAGCGGTTTTCCGCCGAACTTAATCGATAGTTTTTCGTGGGGCGGAATGAAAGGTGACGAAAAATTCAAGCTTGAAAAAGCCTATGAAGTTGCTGAACTGGCGATGGCGCGAAGAAAAGTTCCGTTTACAGAAACCGACCAGAATATCCTGAAGTATATTTACGAAAATTACTGA
- the trhO gene encoding oxygen-dependent tRNA uridine(34) hydroxylase TrhO, which produces MQLYNTLSAEERAQLIDEAGKQRLTLSFYAYAKISDPKKLRDELFIAWNALDALGRIYVAHEGINAQMSIPEQNLAAFRETLEVYDFMKGIRLNEAVEHDDHSFLKLTIKVRHKIVADGLNDETFDVTNKGIHLKAKQFNTLLEDPNTIVVDFRNHYESEVGHFEGAITPDVETFRESLPIINEKLQDYKEDKNLLMYCTGGIRCEKASAYFKHQGFKNVYQLEGGIIEYTRQIKEENIESKFIGKNFVFDHRLGERITDDIVSQCHQCGKPCDNHTNCANEGCHLLFIQCDECKAAMENCCSTECQEIIHLPLNEQIKLRKGINVGNKIFRKGKSPALKFKKSGNLTDTPLAKVENKNIRQKISLKKVLLGKAEHYYTKSKIAQFLLENGELSIGDKVLISGPTTGEQEFTVTEIFANGEACETAKSGDQITFQIPFRVRLSDKLFKILN; this is translated from the coding sequence ATGCAACTGTATAACACCTTAAGCGCAGAAGAAAGAGCCCAGCTTATTGATGAAGCCGGTAAGCAGCGCCTTACTTTGTCTTTCTATGCGTACGCCAAAATCTCTGATCCCAAAAAATTACGCGACGAATTATTTATAGCCTGGAACGCACTGGATGCGCTGGGCAGAATTTATGTGGCGCACGAAGGTATCAACGCTCAGATGAGTATTCCGGAGCAAAATCTGGCTGCTTTCCGCGAAACGCTGGAAGTATATGATTTTATGAAAGGCATTCGGCTGAATGAGGCCGTGGAGCACGATGACCATTCATTTTTGAAATTAACCATCAAAGTGCGGCATAAAATTGTTGCTGATGGTTTGAATGACGAAACTTTCGATGTCACCAACAAAGGAATTCATTTAAAAGCCAAACAATTCAATACTTTGCTCGAAGACCCGAATACGATTGTGGTAGATTTCCGGAATCACTACGAAAGTGAAGTCGGCCATTTTGAAGGTGCGATTACGCCGGATGTAGAGACTTTCCGTGAAAGTTTGCCGATTATCAACGAAAAGTTACAGGATTATAAAGAAGATAAAAACCTGCTGATGTACTGCACCGGCGGAATCCGTTGTGAAAAAGCGAGCGCTTATTTCAAACATCAGGGTTTTAAAAATGTTTATCAGCTTGAAGGCGGAATTATTGAATATACGCGCCAGATCAAGGAAGAAAATATAGAAAGCAAATTTATCGGGAAAAATTTCGTCTTCGATCACCGTCTTGGCGAAAGGATTACTGATGATATCGTGTCGCAATGTCACCAGTGTGGAAAACCTTGTGATAACCATACGAACTGCGCGAACGAAGGCTGTCATTTGCTTTTCATCCAGTGTGACGAGTGTAAAGCCGCAATGGAAAATTGTTGTTCAACAGAATGTCAGGAAATCATTCATTTGCCGTTAAACGAGCAAATTAAATTGCGAAAAGGCATTAATGTAGGCAACAAAATCTTCAGAAAAGGAAAATCGCCAGCGCTGAAATTTAAAAAATCTGGAAATTTGACGGATACACCTTTAGCAAAAGTCGAAAATAAAAATATCCGTCAGAAAATAAGTTTAAAAAAAGTTTTGCTCGGCAAAGCGGAACATTATTACACGAAATCTAAAATTGCGCAGTTTTTACTTGAAAATGGCGAACTTAGCATTGGAGATAAGGTTTTAATTTCAGGACCAACTACCGGCGAACAGGAATTTACCGTTACTGAAATTTTTGCCAATGGTGAAGCTTGCGAAACCGCAAAATCTGGTGACCAAATTACTTTCCAGATTCCATTCCGTGTCCGATTGTCTGATAAACTTTTTAAAATCTTAAATTAA
- a CDS encoding peptidase U32 family protein, with translation MTTSGKIELMAPAGDFTSMQAALDNGADSIYFGVEQLNMRARASINFTIDDLPEIARRCAEKGVRTYLTLNTIIYDHDLSLIKTLLDKAKAANLTAVIAMDQAVISYARQIGMEVHISTQINITNIETVKFYALFADTMVMSRELSITQVKKICDQIIKDDVRGPSGNLVEVEIFGHGALCMAVSGKCYLSLHSHNSSANRGACKQNCRKKYTVIDQESGFEIELDNEYMMSPKDLCTINFLDQVVDSGVKVLKIEGRGRAPEYVATVTKCYREAIDAVADGSFSPEKVADWMSRLETVYNRGFWAGYYLGQELGEWSSISGSAATQKKIYIGKGRHFYPKSNVAEFLVEAYDLNVGNRVLIQGPTTGSQEMVLDAMLVDTKPNASKASKSDVITFKTEFKVRPSDKLYKIVENN, from the coding sequence ATGACTACATCAGGAAAAATCGAACTGATGGCACCTGCGGGTGATTTCACTTCAATGCAGGCGGCTTTGGATAACGGCGCTGATTCTATTTATTTCGGTGTGGAGCAGCTTAATATGCGAGCGCGCGCTTCCATTAATTTTACGATCGATGATTTACCGGAAATTGCGAGAAGGTGTGCTGAAAAAGGTGTTAGAACGTACTTAACTTTAAATACCATCATTTACGATCACGATTTATCGCTCATCAAAACGCTTTTAGACAAGGCAAAAGCGGCCAATCTTACCGCGGTGATAGCGATGGATCAGGCGGTGATTTCCTATGCGCGACAAATTGGGATGGAAGTTCATATTTCTACGCAAATCAACATCACAAATATTGAAACGGTCAAATTTTACGCGCTTTTCGCTGATACCATGGTGATGAGCCGTGAACTTTCAATCACGCAGGTTAAAAAAATCTGTGACCAGATTATTAAAGATGACGTGCGGGGACCATCCGGAAATCTGGTTGAGGTTGAAATTTTTGGGCACGGCGCTTTGTGTATGGCGGTTTCCGGAAAATGTTATCTGAGCTTACATTCTCACAACTCTTCCGCAAACAGAGGTGCGTGCAAACAGAACTGCCGCAAAAAATATACGGTGATCGATCAGGAAAGCGGTTTTGAAATTGAGCTCGATAACGAATACATGATGTCGCCGAAGGATCTTTGTACCATTAATTTCTTAGATCAAGTCGTAGATTCAGGCGTTAAAGTTTTGAAAATTGAAGGTCGCGGACGTGCGCCCGAATACGTGGCAACCGTTACAAAATGTTACCGCGAAGCGATTGATGCAGTTGCAGACGGATCTTTCAGCCCCGAAAAAGTTGCGGATTGGATGTCGCGACTGGAAACGGTTTACAACCGTGGTTTCTGGGCGGGTTATTATCTGGGCCAGGAACTGGGTGAATGGTCCTCTATCTCAGGTTCTGCGGCGACCCAAAAGAAAATTTATATCGGCAAAGGGCGGCATTTTTATCCAAAATCCAATGTTGCAGAGTTTCTGGTGGAAGCGTATGATTTAAATGTAGGCAACCGGGTTTTAATTCAAGGTCCTACGACAGGTTCCCAGGAAATGGTTTTAGATGCGATGTTGGTGGACACCAAACCGAACGCTTCGAAAGCTTCAAAATCGGACGTCATCACTTTTAAAACCGAATTTAAAGTTCGTCCCTCTGATAAGCTTTATAAAATCGTAGAAAATAACTGA
- a CDS encoding ferredoxin: protein MVIVTLQREKCIGCNYCAEFAPEYFRMSKKDGKSVLLKTVDKKGFFTLKTPLFEAFEPCEKAAKACPVKIISVKEI from the coding sequence ATGGTCATCGTAACCTTGCAGCGGGAAAAATGCATCGGCTGTAATTATTGTGCTGAATTTGCGCCTGAATATTTCCGAATGTCGAAGAAAGACGGCAAATCGGTTTTGCTGAAAACGGTGGATAAAAAAGGCTTTTTTACCCTTAAAACGCCACTTTTTGAAGCTTTTGAACCGTGTGAAAAAGCTGCAAAAGCCTGTCCTGTGAAGATTATTTCGGTTAAAGAAATTTAA
- a CDS encoding 5-formyltetrahydrofolate cyclo-ligase, which yields MTKAEIRKIYSEKKQNLTEVEVQTLSEKIYRNFAQKFPLSEEQKVHCFLSISKKKEVETAYFLKYFFEKKVRVFVPKMVDENLIALEITAETPLYENSWGIKEPTGEEDSGVKNFDLVILPLLYADKKGNRVGYGKGFYDRFLADINENVLKVGVSLFPPESPVEDVSEFDIPLDYLVTPTEVLSFGIFESKSTK from the coding sequence ATGACAAAAGCGGAAATCAGAAAAATTTATTCGGAAAAGAAGCAGAATTTGACTGAAGTTGAAGTTCAAACTTTATCTGAAAAAATTTACCGCAATTTTGCCCAAAAATTTCCACTTTCCGAAGAGCAGAAAGTGCATTGCTTTCTTTCTATTTCGAAAAAAAAGGAGGTTGAAACGGCATATTTTTTAAAATATTTTTTTGAGAAAAAAGTTCGCGTATTTGTACCAAAAATGGTAGATGAAAATCTTATCGCGCTGGAAATCACTGCTGAAACACCCTTGTACGAAAACTCCTGGGGAATTAAAGAGCCGACTGGTGAGGAAGATTCTGGTGTGAAAAATTTTGATTTGGTGATTTTACCGCTGCTGTATGCCGATAAAAAAGGAAACAGAGTTGGTTACGGCAAAGGATTTTACGACCGTTTTTTAGCGGACATTAATGAAAACGTGCTGAAAGTGGGCGTCAGCTTGTTTCCGCCGGAAAGTCCGGTTGAAGATGTTTCAGAATTCGATATTCCGCTAGATTATTTGGTTACGCCAACTGAAGTACTGTCTTTCGGCATTTTCGAGTCAAAATCTACAAAGTAG